A region from the Variovorax sp. RKNM96 genome encodes:
- the pgsA gene encoding CDP-diacylglycerol--glycerol-3-phosphate 3-phosphatidyltransferase encodes MFWTLPTIMTWTRIVAIPLIVGVFYLPIAEPMRNLIATVMFIVFAATDWLDGYLARKLNQTSAFGAFLDPVADKFLVCAALLVLVHLQRADVFVALIIIGREIAISALREWMARIGAGKSVAVHMIGKVKTTVQMVAIPFLLYDGRLFKVIDTGLWGQWLIWISAVLTVWSMVYYLQKAIPEIRAHSK; translated from the coding sequence ATGTTCTGGACCTTACCGACCATCATGACCTGGACGCGCATCGTCGCGATCCCTTTGATCGTCGGAGTGTTCTACCTGCCGATCGCCGAGCCGATGCGCAACCTGATCGCCACGGTCATGTTCATCGTCTTCGCCGCCACCGACTGGCTCGACGGCTACCTGGCGCGCAAGCTCAACCAGACCTCGGCCTTCGGCGCCTTCCTCGATCCGGTGGCCGACAAGTTCCTCGTGTGTGCCGCGCTGCTGGTGCTGGTGCACCTGCAGCGCGCCGACGTGTTCGTGGCGCTCATCATCATCGGCCGCGAGATCGCCATCTCGGCGCTGCGCGAATGGATGGCGCGGATAGGCGCCGGCAAGAGCGTGGCGGTCCACATGATCGGCAAGGTCAAGACGACCGTGCAGATGGTCGCGATTCCCTTCCTGCTCTACGACGGGCGGCTGTTCAAGGTGATCGACACCGGCCTCTGGGGCCAGTGGCTGATCTGGATCTCGGCGGTGCTCACCGTCTGGTCGATGGTCTATTACCTGCAGAAGGCCATTCCCGAGATCCGGGCCCACAGCAAATGA
- a CDS encoding EamA family transporter yields the protein MTAAAAAVPGPGGSGWLRAMPAVFVLIWSTGFIVARYGMPYAPPLKFLAVRYALSLVCFGVWVVLAKVAWPKARAQWGHLAVTGVLMQAGYLGGVWAAVHAGMGAGLVALLVGVQPVLTAIWLSLNGGRISKRQWAGLVLGFAGLVLVVSRKFGQGAEVNPLTMALAVFALLSITAGTLYQKRFVAPCDVRSASAVQMAAALLVTLPFAAMESQGIEWNAHSTGAMAWSVLALSLGGSSLLYMLIQRGTATAVTSLLYLVPPCTAVMAWLLFAEPITLVTLLGIGLTAVGVSLVVRSER from the coding sequence ATGACGGCGGCCGCGGCCGCCGTGCCCGGCCCGGGCGGCTCGGGGTGGCTGCGGGCCATGCCGGCGGTCTTCGTGCTGATCTGGAGCACGGGTTTCATCGTTGCGCGCTATGGCATGCCCTATGCGCCGCCTCTCAAGTTCCTCGCTGTGCGCTATGCGCTGTCGCTCGTGTGCTTCGGTGTGTGGGTCGTGCTCGCGAAGGTCGCGTGGCCGAAGGCGCGCGCGCAGTGGGGGCACCTCGCGGTCACGGGCGTGCTGATGCAGGCGGGGTACCTTGGCGGCGTCTGGGCGGCGGTGCATGCGGGGATGGGTGCGGGGCTCGTGGCGCTGCTGGTCGGCGTTCAGCCGGTGCTCACAGCGATCTGGCTGTCGCTCAACGGCGGGCGCATCTCGAAGCGGCAGTGGGCCGGGCTTGTTCTCGGATTTGCAGGGCTGGTGCTCGTGGTCTCGCGCAAGTTCGGGCAGGGCGCCGAAGTCAATCCGCTGACGATGGCGCTCGCAGTCTTTGCGCTTCTTTCGATCACGGCGGGCACGCTGTACCAGAAGCGCTTTGTCGCGCCGTGCGATGTGCGCAGCGCGAGCGCGGTGCAGATGGCGGCGGCGCTGCTCGTGACCTTGCCCTTCGCGGCCATGGAATCACAGGGCATCGAATGGAACGCGCACTCGACCGGCGCGATGGCCTGGTCGGTGCTGGCGCTGTCGCTGGGCGGCAGCTCGCTGCTCTACATGCTGATCCAGCGCGGCACGGCCACGGCCGTCACGAGCCTGCTTTACCTGGTGCCGCCTTGCACGGCGGTGATGGCGTGGCTGCTGTTCGCGGAGCCGATCACGCTGGTGACGCTGCTGGGCATCGGGCTCACCGCGGTCGGCGTGAGCCTGGTGGTGCGCAGCGAGCGCTGA
- a CDS encoding LysR substrate-binding domain-containing protein yields MNPSSLERSDLELVLAIRDQGSLASAAATLDVVPSVITKRLGALEARLGQRLFDRTTRRLSVTAEGEAVCLHARALLEGFAALESELGERQNELVGTIRLAATFGFGRRWLGPTLAAFQARHPALQIELLLTEQLPDLGAEGYDGALWLWAVQQHRAADWVTRRIARNQRVLAAAPSYIAQHGLPATVDALTSHACLVARENGEVNQRQFALWTLRHARDGSTARVRVQGPLASNSGEMVRDWCLAGHGIMLRSLWDIAPQLASGELVRVLPQYVMPDADIHWVAPWRPKTPRRVRLLLDHLAEQFRGEPWKPAKTGTR; encoded by the coding sequence ATGAATCCATCCTCGCTGGAACGCAGCGATCTCGAACTGGTGCTGGCGATTCGCGACCAGGGCAGCCTCGCTAGCGCGGCCGCCACGCTCGATGTCGTGCCCTCCGTCATCACCAAGCGGCTCGGGGCTCTCGAAGCGCGGCTTGGGCAGCGGCTGTTCGATCGCACCACGCGCCGGCTCAGCGTCACGGCCGAGGGCGAGGCGGTGTGCCTGCATGCGCGCGCATTGCTCGAAGGCTTCGCGGCGCTCGAAAGCGAACTCGGCGAACGGCAGAACGAGTTGGTCGGCACGATCCGCCTCGCTGCCACCTTCGGCTTCGGCAGGCGCTGGCTCGGGCCGACGCTGGCCGCCTTCCAGGCCCGCCACCCTGCCCTGCAGATCGAACTGCTGCTGACCGAGCAACTGCCCGATCTCGGCGCCGAAGGCTACGACGGCGCACTCTGGCTGTGGGCCGTGCAGCAGCACCGAGCGGCCGACTGGGTCACGCGCCGCATCGCGCGCAACCAGCGCGTGCTGGCGGCCGCGCCCTCGTACATCGCGCAGCACGGATTGCCGGCGACGGTCGACGCGCTGACCTCGCACGCCTGCCTGGTCGCGCGCGAGAACGGCGAGGTCAACCAGCGCCAGTTCGCGCTCTGGACGCTGCGCCATGCGCGCGACGGCAGCACCGCGCGCGTTCGCGTGCAGGGGCCGCTCGCGAGCAATTCAGGGGAGATGGTGCGCGACTGGTGCCTGGCAGGCCACGGCATCATGCTGCGGAGCCTCTGGGACATCGCACCGCAACTGGCCAGCGGCGAGCTGGTGCGCGTGCTGCCGCAGTACGTGATGCCCGATGCCGACATCCACTGGGTCGCGCCCTGGCGGCCCAAGACGCCGCGCCGCGTGCGCCTCTTGCTCGATCACCTGGCCGAGCAATTCCGCGGCGAGCCGTGGAAGCCGGCGAAGACGGGAACGCGCTGA
- a CDS encoding alpha/beta hydrolase: MTASFLTFPTFDIERNGVRIHGRIGGKGAPLLLLHGHPQTHAIWHRVAPQLAERFTVVAVDLRGYGDSGRPAADAEHAVYSKREMALDALAAMRHHGFERFGVLAHDRGARVAHRLAADHPSAVERMLLLDIAPTLAMYENTIEAFAKAYWHWFFLIQPPPLPEALIASDPVRYVRSVMGGRHAGLAPFAPEVLAEYERCARIPGTAESICEDYRASATIDLVHDRADLAVDHKLTHPLRVLWGEHGAVGKCFDVLALWRACANDVSGRALPCGHYVPEEAPVELLAEALAFFSSLQPSLPQTGATP; encoded by the coding sequence GTGACTGCCTCCTTCCTCACCTTTCCCACCTTCGACATCGAGCGCAACGGCGTGCGCATCCATGGCCGCATCGGCGGCAAGGGCGCACCGTTGCTGCTGCTGCACGGACATCCGCAGACGCATGCGATCTGGCATCGCGTGGCACCGCAATTGGCCGAGCGGTTCACCGTGGTCGCTGTGGACCTGCGCGGCTACGGCGACTCGGGTCGGCCGGCGGCCGATGCCGAGCACGCGGTCTACAGCAAGCGAGAGATGGCGCTCGATGCGCTTGCCGCCATGCGGCACCACGGCTTCGAACGCTTCGGCGTGCTCGCCCACGACCGCGGCGCGCGCGTGGCGCACCGGCTCGCGGCGGACCATCCTTCGGCGGTCGAGCGCATGCTGCTGCTCGACATCGCTCCGACGCTCGCGATGTACGAGAACACCATCGAGGCCTTTGCGAAAGCCTATTGGCATTGGTTCTTCCTGATCCAGCCGCCGCCGTTGCCCGAGGCACTGATCGCTTCCGATCCGGTGCGCTACGTGCGCAGCGTGATGGGCGGGCGGCACGCAGGGCTCGCGCCATTCGCGCCCGAGGTGCTGGCCGAGTACGAGCGCTGTGCGCGCATCCCGGGCACGGCTGAATCCATCTGCGAGGACTACCGCGCTTCCGCCACCATCGACCTCGTGCACGACCGCGCTGACCTCGCCGTCGACCACAAACTCACGCACCCGCTGCGCGTGCTGTGGGGCGAGCATGGCGCGGTGGGCAAGTGCTTCGATGTGCTTGCGCTGTGGCGCGCGTGCGCCAACGACGTGTCGGGCCGCGCGCTGCCGTGCGGCCACTATGTTCCCGAAGAAGCCCCGGTCGAATTGCTCGCCGAGGCGCTCGCCTTCTTTTCATCTCTCCAACCATCTCTCCCGCAGACAGGAGCCACCCCATGA
- a CDS encoding tartrate dehydrogenase: protein MSTHRIAVIAGDGIGKETMPEGLRVVDAAARKFGIDLKFDHFDFSSWDYCEKHGKMLPDNWKDQIGGHDAIFFGAVGWPEKIPDHVSLWGSLLLFRREFDQYINLRPARLMPGIVAPVVRRDGTPRQPGEIDMYIVRENTEGEYSSIGGRMYEGTPREIVVQETVMSRIGVDRVLKFAFELAQSRPKKHLTSATKSNGISITMPYWDERVAEMAKNYAGVKLDKFHIDILTAHFVQRPDFFDVVVASNLFGDILSDLGPACTGTIGIAPSANLNPERTTPSLFEPVHGSAPDIAGKGIANPIGQIWCGAMMLEFLGHKEAHDAILSTIEKVLAPQSGAPRTADIGGNASTSDLGKAIAEAL, encoded by the coding sequence ATGAGCACCCACAGAATCGCAGTCATCGCCGGCGACGGCATCGGCAAGGAAACCATGCCCGAGGGCCTGCGCGTCGTCGACGCGGCGGCGCGCAAGTTCGGCATCGACCTGAAGTTCGACCACTTCGATTTCTCCAGCTGGGACTACTGCGAGAAGCACGGCAAGATGCTGCCCGACAACTGGAAGGACCAGATCGGCGGCCACGACGCGATCTTCTTCGGCGCGGTCGGCTGGCCCGAGAAGATTCCCGACCACGTGTCGCTCTGGGGCTCGCTGCTCCTGTTCCGCCGCGAGTTCGACCAGTACATCAACCTGCGTCCCGCGCGCCTCATGCCCGGCATCGTCGCGCCCGTGGTGCGCCGCGACGGCACGCCGCGCCAGCCCGGCGAGATCGACATGTACATCGTGCGCGAGAACACCGAGGGCGAGTACTCGAGCATCGGCGGCCGCATGTACGAAGGCACGCCGCGCGAGATCGTGGTGCAGGAAACGGTGATGTCCCGCATCGGCGTTGACCGCGTGCTCAAATTCGCCTTCGAACTCGCGCAGTCGCGGCCGAAGAAGCACCTGACGAGCGCCACCAAGTCGAACGGCATCTCGATCACCATGCCCTACTGGGACGAGCGCGTGGCCGAGATGGCGAAGAACTACGCCGGCGTGAAGCTGGACAAGTTCCACATCGACATCCTCACCGCGCACTTCGTGCAGCGCCCCGACTTCTTCGACGTGGTGGTCGCGAGCAATCTCTTCGGCGACATCCTGTCGGACCTCGGCCCGGCCTGCACCGGCACCATCGGCATCGCACCGAGCGCCAACCTGAACCCCGAGCGCACCACGCCGTCGCTGTTCGAGCCGGTGCACGGCTCGGCGCCCGACATCGCAGGCAAGGGCATTGCGAACCCGATCGGGCAGATCTGGTGCGGCGCAATGATGCTGGAGTTCCTCGGCCACAAAGAGGCGCACGACGCGATCCTCTCGACCATCGAAAAGGTGCTCGCGCCCCAAAGCGGAGCACCGCGTACCGCAGATATCGGCGGCAATGCGAGCACGAGCGATCTCGGAAAGGCGATCGCTGAAGCGCTTTGA
- a CDS encoding HU family DNA-binding protein, with protein MNKTELIEHIAKNADISKAAATRALESTIGAIRTTLKKGGSVSLVGFGTFAVGKRAARTGRNPRTGDAIKIKAAKIPKFRPGKALKDALN; from the coding sequence GTGAACAAGACCGAACTGATTGAGCACATCGCAAAGAACGCCGATATTTCCAAAGCAGCTGCCACCCGTGCGCTCGAATCCACCATCGGCGCCATTCGTACCACGCTCAAAAAGGGCGGCTCCGTCTCGCTCGTCGGCTTCGGCACTTTCGCAGTAGGCAAACGGGCCGCCCGCACCGGCCGGAATCCCCGCACCGGCGACGCGATTAAAATCAAGGCAGCCAAGATTCCGAAGTTCCGTCCAGGCAAGGCGCTGAAAGACGCGCTGAACTGA
- a CDS encoding peptidyl-prolyl cis-trans isomerase encodes MFDFFRKYNKIVMIFLFLLIIPSFVLFGVERYQGFSRDEKVAHIEGGDITKPEWDAQHRIETDRIRQQSPNVDPTVLDSDALRYATLERMVRDRVLAAAAAKANMTVSEDRLSRIFAQDPGLASFRTPDGKFDRETFLRVTGRTPEQYEAQVRADMSTQQVLLGVSGTALTPPALVAATVNAFYDRREIQVARFAPESFASKVTVSDADIEAYYKDHTSQFQAPEQANIEYLVLDLDAAKKNVVVSEADLKTYYEQNTARFGTKEERRASHILITAPASMPAADREKAKAKAEQLLADVKKAPNTFADVARKNSQDPGSAEKGGDLDFVTKGAMVKPFEDAMFALKKGEISGVVETEFGYHIIHLVDIKPAVVPPFEQVRATIESEVRAAQAAQEFAKAAEAFTDAVYQQPDSLKPAAEKLKLTIQTATNVPRIPAPGAKGPLASRNFLSALYASDSLERKQNTEAIEVGSSQLASGRVTQYTPAHPIPLAEVKDKIRAQLITERAAVLAKTEGEAKLAAWTAKADGATFGAPVTVSRIDAQSQPVPVIDAALRADAAKLPSLVGVDLGTQGYAVVRVTKVVPRTPPPPEQAQQESAQVGQSVTAAEAAAYYNLLKERFKAEILVPKPADTLPVASAR; translated from the coding sequence ATGTTTGATTTCTTCCGCAAGTACAACAAGATCGTCATGATTTTCTTGTTCTTGCTGATCATTCCCTCGTTCGTGCTCTTCGGCGTCGAGCGCTACCAGGGCTTCAGCCGCGACGAGAAGGTTGCCCATATCGAAGGCGGCGACATCACGAAGCCCGAGTGGGATGCGCAGCACCGCATCGAGACGGATCGCATCCGCCAGCAGTCGCCCAACGTCGATCCGACGGTGCTCGACTCGGACGCCCTGCGCTATGCCACGCTGGAGCGCATGGTGCGCGACCGCGTGCTGGCCGCAGCCGCCGCCAAGGCGAACATGACCGTCTCCGAAGATCGCCTCTCGCGCATCTTCGCGCAGGACCCGGGCCTCGCGTCCTTCCGCACGCCCGACGGCAAGTTCGACCGCGAGACCTTCCTTCGCGTGACGGGCCGCACGCCCGAACAGTACGAAGCGCAGGTGCGCGCCGACATGTCCACGCAGCAGGTGCTGCTCGGCGTGTCGGGCACGGCCCTCACGCCGCCTGCACTGGTGGCCGCCACGGTCAACGCCTTCTATGACCGCCGCGAAATCCAGGTCGCGCGCTTCGCCCCCGAGAGCTTCGCCTCGAAGGTGACCGTGAGCGATGCCGACATCGAGGCCTACTACAAGGACCACACCTCGCAGTTCCAGGCGCCCGAGCAGGCCAACATCGAGTACCTGGTGCTCGACCTCGATGCGGCCAAGAAGAACGTCGTCGTGAGCGAGGCCGACCTCAAGACCTACTACGAACAGAACACCGCGCGCTTCGGCACGAAGGAAGAGCGCCGCGCGAGCCACATCCTGATCACCGCGCCGGCTAGCATGCCCGCCGCCGATCGCGAAAAGGCGAAGGCCAAGGCCGAGCAACTGCTTGCCGACGTGAAGAAGGCGCCGAACACTTTCGCCGACGTGGCGCGCAAGAACTCGCAAGACCCGGGCTCGGCCGAGAAGGGCGGGGACCTCGACTTCGTCACCAAGGGCGCGATGGTCAAGCCGTTCGAAGACGCGATGTTCGCGCTGAAGAAGGGCGAGATCAGCGGCGTCGTCGAAACCGAGTTCGGCTATCACATCATCCATCTCGTCGACATCAAGCCGGCCGTGGTGCCGCCGTTCGAGCAGGTGCGCGCCACCATCGAAAGCGAAGTCCGCGCTGCACAGGCCGCGCAGGAATTCGCAAAGGCCGCGGAGGCCTTCACCGATGCGGTCTACCAGCAGCCCGACAGCCTCAAGCCTGCCGCGGAAAAGCTCAAGCTCACGATCCAGACCGCGACCAATGTCCCGCGCATCCCCGCGCCGGGTGCCAAGGGTCCGCTGGCCAGCCGCAACTTCCTGAGCGCGCTGTATGCCAGCGATTCGCTCGAGCGCAAGCAGAACACCGAGGCGATCGAGGTCGGTTCGAGCCAGCTCGCCTCGGGCCGCGTGACGCAGTACACGCCCGCGCATCCGATCCCGCTGGCCGAGGTCAAGGACAAGATCCGCGCGCAGCTCATCACCGAACGCGCCGCAGTGCTGGCCAAGACCGAAGGCGAAGCCAAGCTCGCGGCATGGACCGCCAAGGCGGACGGCGCGACTTTCGGCGCGCCAGTCACGGTCTCGCGGATCGACGCGCAGTCGCAGCCCGTTCCCGTGATCGATGCCGCGCTGCGCGCTGATGCCGCCAAGCTGCCTTCGCTCGTGGGCGTGGATCTGGGCACACAGGGCTATGCGGTGGTTCGTGTGACCAAGGTGGTCCCGCGCACGCCGCCGCCGCCCGAGCAGGCGCAGCAGGAAAGCGCGCAGGTCGGCCAGTCGGTGACCGCGGCCGAAGCCGCCGCCTACTACAACCTGTTGAAGGAACGCTTCAAGGCCGAGATCCTCGTGCCGAAGCCGGCGGACACGCTGCCCGTCGCCTCCGCGCGCTGA
- a CDS encoding histidine phosphatase family protein has protein sequence MGTLYLVRHGQASFGAADYDNLSELGHRQSVRLGEYWRERGMAFDAVITGTLKRHRQTWEGIAKGLGLERDDVLPWPGLNEYDSEAVIATIHEGKLEKPDSPEMYRHHFRLLRQGLGAWMQGKTAPVGMPSYVDFLAGVTTALDHVRDRHHGAKVLVVSSGGPISTAVGHVLGTSAETTIELNLRIRNTSVTEFAFTPKRHMLVTYNTLPHLDGPAYEDWVTYS, from the coding sequence ATGGGAACCCTCTACCTCGTGCGCCACGGGCAAGCCAGTTTCGGCGCTGCCGACTATGACAACCTGAGCGAACTCGGGCACCGGCAGTCCGTGCGCCTGGGTGAGTACTGGCGCGAGCGCGGCATGGCATTCGATGCCGTCATCACCGGCACCTTGAAGCGGCATCGCCAGACCTGGGAAGGCATTGCCAAGGGCTTGGGACTGGAACGCGACGACGTGCTGCCGTGGCCAGGACTCAACGAGTACGACAGCGAGGCGGTCATCGCCACGATCCACGAGGGCAAGCTCGAGAAACCCGATTCGCCCGAGATGTACCGCCATCACTTCCGCTTGTTGCGCCAGGGCCTGGGCGCCTGGATGCAGGGCAAGACAGCGCCGGTCGGGATGCCGAGCTATGTCGACTTTCTCGCCGGCGTGACGACAGCGCTGGACCACGTGCGCGACCGGCACCATGGCGCGAAGGTGCTGGTGGTGTCGAGCGGAGGGCCGATCAGCACAGCGGTCGGCCACGTGCTGGGCACGAGCGCGGAGACGACCATCGAGCTCAACCTGCGCATACGAAACACGTCAGTGACGGAGTTCGCTTTCACGCCGAAGCGCCACATGCTGGTGACCTACAACACGCTGCCGCATCTCGATGGGCCGGCGTACGAGGATTGGGTCACGTACTCGTGA
- a CDS encoding GlsB/YeaQ/YmgE family stress response membrane protein encodes MSIVWTILIGFVVGLVARAVKPGDDSAGFIVTTLIGIAGSLIVTYVGQAMGWYTAGQGAGFIASVLGAIVLLILYGLIKRKS; translated from the coding sequence ATGAGCATCGTCTGGACTATTCTGATCGGGTTCGTCGTGGGTCTGGTGGCGCGTGCCGTCAAGCCGGGCGACGATTCCGCCGGCTTCATCGTCACCACGCTGATCGGCATTGCGGGTTCGCTGATCGTCACCTACGTCGGCCAAGCCATGGGCTGGTACACCGCGGGCCAGGGCGCCGGCTTCATCGCTTCCGTGCTGGGCGCGATCGTGCTGCTGATCCTCTACGGCCTGATCAAGCGCAAGAGCTGA
- a CDS encoding YbhB/YbcL family Raf kinase inhibitor-like protein translates to MLEKLPEAVGRALQGVRAGLDNIVFNTLGLREGTASLALTSVAFADHAPMPPRYTADGEGVSPPLQWAGLPSGVASLVLIVEDADSPTPNPLVHAIVVGLGPEDDRLVEAAIPSSDREGAGLHVGRNSSLQATWLPPDPPPGHGVHRYAFQLFALDSVPVFSEEPGRDEVFGELRDHAIASGLLIGTCERSDGSIKIEEGVGAPGPLAAG, encoded by the coding sequence ATGCTTGAAAAACTACCCGAAGCCGTCGGTCGCGCATTGCAGGGCGTGCGCGCTGGCCTGGACAACATCGTCTTCAATACGCTGGGCCTCCGCGAAGGCACGGCGTCGCTGGCGCTGACCAGCGTGGCCTTTGCCGACCATGCGCCGATGCCGCCGCGCTACACGGCCGATGGCGAAGGTGTCTCGCCGCCTTTGCAGTGGGCGGGGTTGCCTTCGGGTGTCGCATCGCTGGTGCTGATCGTCGAGGACGCCGACTCGCCCACGCCGAATCCGTTGGTGCATGCCATCGTCGTAGGCCTGGGGCCTGAAGACGACAGGCTGGTGGAGGCGGCCATTCCCAGCAGCGACAGGGAGGGTGCCGGTTTGCATGTCGGGCGCAATTCGAGCCTGCAGGCCACCTGGCTGCCGCCGGACCCGCCGCCCGGCCACGGCGTGCATCGCTACGCGTTCCAGCTGTTCGCGCTCGACAGCGTTCCTGTGTTTTCCGAGGAGCCGGGCCGCGACGAGGTATTCGGCGAATTGCGCGACCACGCCATTGCCAGCGGGCTCCTGATCGGCACCTGCGAGCGATCCGATGGCTCCATCAAGATAGAAGAGGGCGTCGGCGCCCCGGGCCCCCTGGCGGCAGGCTGA
- a CDS encoding H-NS histone family protein: MASTLADINSQIKKHDEQIAQLRKQAEDLRNHERAGVIEELRKKIAEFGLTASDLKLGGRGAAAKRSAGAAAPKAAAKYRGPTGETWSGGRGRKPRWVTEALAAGKSLSDYEIK, from the coding sequence ATGGCTTCGACCCTCGCCGATATCAATTCCCAGATCAAGAAGCACGACGAGCAGATTGCTCAATTGCGGAAGCAAGCTGAAGACCTGCGCAACCATGAGCGCGCAGGCGTGATCGAGGAGTTGCGCAAGAAGATCGCGGAATTCGGTTTAACCGCCTCCGACCTGAAACTCGGCGGCCGCGGTGCAGCCGCCAAACGCAGCGCAGGTGCCGCAGCGCCTAAGGCAGCCGCCAAATACCGTGGTCCGACCGGCGAAACCTGGTCTGGTGGCCGTGGCCGCAAGCCGCGCTGGGTGACCGAAGCATTGGCTGCCGGCAAGTCGCTTTCCGATTACGAGATCAAGTAA
- a CDS encoding NADPH:quinone oxidoreductase family protein: MHAWLCENPVGVDALTWKELPTPTPGPGQVLIEIKAASLNFPDLLIVQNKYQMKPPLPFVPGSEYAGVIQAVSEGVTHLKVGQNVACLSGTGGFGTHTLAPAALCMPLPEGFGHVDAAAFIMIYATSWHALMDRAQLKAGETVLVLGAAGGVGTAAIQIAKAAGAKVIAAASTDEKCELCRSIGADATINYSTHALPNGFRDAIKAATDGKGPDVIYDPVGGDFAEPAFRSIGWRGRYLVVGFASGPIPSLPLNLTLLKGASLVGVFWGDFAKREPKANAQMMAELAQWYGQGKIKPVIDSTMPMAELKAAYAHMGSRGVKGKLVMVN; encoded by the coding sequence ATGCACGCATGGCTTTGCGAAAACCCCGTTGGCGTCGACGCGCTGACCTGGAAGGAACTGCCGACACCCACGCCGGGCCCGGGGCAGGTGCTGATCGAGATCAAGGCGGCGAGCCTGAACTTCCCCGACCTGCTGATCGTGCAGAACAAGTACCAGATGAAGCCGCCCCTGCCCTTCGTCCCCGGCTCGGAGTACGCGGGCGTCATCCAGGCCGTCAGCGAAGGCGTGACGCACCTGAAGGTGGGCCAGAACGTGGCCTGCCTGTCGGGCACGGGCGGCTTCGGCACCCACACGCTCGCCCCCGCGGCGCTGTGCATGCCCTTGCCCGAGGGCTTCGGTCATGTCGATGCGGCCGCGTTCATCATGATTTATGCGACCTCGTGGCACGCGCTCATGGACCGCGCACAACTCAAGGCGGGTGAAACCGTGCTGGTGCTTGGCGCAGCAGGCGGCGTAGGGACCGCGGCCATCCAGATTGCAAAGGCAGCCGGCGCCAAGGTGATTGCAGCCGCCTCCACCGACGAGAAATGCGAACTTTGCCGGTCCATTGGTGCCGACGCGACGATCAACTACTCGACGCACGCATTGCCCAATGGCTTTCGCGATGCCATCAAGGCCGCAACCGACGGCAAGGGCCCGGATGTCATTTACGACCCAGTGGGCGGCGATTTTGCAGAGCCTGCATTTCGCTCCATTGGCTGGCGCGGTCGCTATTTGGTGGTGGGTTTTGCGTCGGGCCCCATTCCATCGCTGCCATTGAATCTGACGCTGTTGAAAGGCGCTTCGCTCGTGGGCGTGTTCTGGGGCGATTTCGCCAAGCGCGAACCCAAGGCCAATGCACAGATGATGGCCGAATTGGCACAGTGGTACGGCCAGGGAAAGATCAAGCCGGTGATCGACAGCACGATGCCGATGGCCGAATTGAAGGCCGCGTATGCGCACATGGGGTCGCGCGGCGTCAAAGGAAAACTCGTGATGGTGAACTGA
- the surE gene encoding 5'/3'-nucleotidase SurE, translating into MKILISNDDGFQAPGIVALHDALKDIAEVEVVAPEHNNSAKSNALTLAAPLYVHKAHNGFRYVTGTPADCVHIALKGLLDYRPDLVVSGINNGANMGDDTIYSGTVGAAMEAYLFGIPAIAFSQIEKGWAHVDAAAQVARRLVQQIEREKMIGGPAFLLNVNVPNRPFDELKPVKVCRLGRRHAAEKVITQDSPRGETMYWIAGAGSAKDSGEGTDFHATASGHIALTPLQIDLTDHANLGQWRETVARLGN; encoded by the coding sequence ATGAAGATACTTATTTCCAATGACGATGGCTTCCAGGCGCCAGGCATCGTCGCATTGCACGACGCGCTCAAGGACATCGCCGAAGTCGAGGTGGTCGCACCCGAGCACAACAACAGCGCCAAGTCGAACGCACTGACCCTGGCCGCCCCGCTCTACGTGCACAAGGCGCACAACGGTTTTCGCTACGTGACGGGCACCCCCGCCGATTGCGTGCACATCGCCCTCAAGGGCCTGCTCGACTACCGGCCCGACCTCGTGGTCTCCGGCATCAACAACGGCGCCAACATGGGCGACGACACCATCTATTCAGGCACCGTCGGCGCGGCCATGGAGGCTTACCTCTTCGGCATTCCGGCCATCGCTTTCTCGCAGATCGAAAAGGGCTGGGCGCACGTGGATGCGGCAGCGCAAGTCGCGCGTCGTCTGGTGCAGCAGATCGAGCGCGAAAAGATGATCGGCGGCCCCGCGTTCCTGCTCAACGTGAACGTGCCGAACCGGCCGTTCGACGAGCTCAAGCCTGTCAAGGTCTGTCGTCTTGGCCGCCGTCATGCGGCGGAGAAGGTCATCACGCAGGACAGCCCGCGCGGCGAGACGATGTACTGGATCGCCGGTGCGGGCAGCGCCAAGGACAGCGGCGAAGGCACCGACTTCCATGCCACCGCTTCCGGCCACATTGCGCTCACGCCGCTGCAGATCGACCTGACCGACCACGCCAACTTGGGCCAATGGCGCGAGACGGTGGCCCGTCTCGGCAATTGA